The genomic region TCTAGGATTCCAAGTTTGATTTAGCCAGTTTTCTGGTTTTATTCAAGGTTATTTTTTTAACCGCAGATGAACGCAGATGAACGCGGATAGGTTAATTTTTAAATGGCGATTTGGGATTATCTGGCAGGGGTGGGCAAAGCATCTGTTAATTAATTACAAAAAGAGGAGAAAAACGATGACTCGCGGTTCTTTTGCCACAATGAAAATTCAAAGTGATGTTACAGAGGTAACGTTCTATTTTGAAAGCGGACACTCGGAAGGATATAAACTGCCTTTTTCGCCCCTAGAACTTCAACAAAAACTGCCACAAATGTTAACTCAGCCTTGGTTGACTTTTAATTTGATTGATCAAACGGTTGTTATTTGCACCGGCAAACTTATAAAAATAGAAATTAAACCGGGTTTGGCAGAACTGCAAGGCGACAATATATACTCAGCGGAGAGAGTGACAAGTTTGCAACGGGGCGCCACCGGCAGAATGGGAACTCCCAGCTAAAAAAAGCAAGTTGTGCTAAACAAGAATTAAAGTTACCAAACCGGAAATTATGGCTACTGTTAGTTTAATTCGCGCTGAAAGTTACGACCGGCAACAATTGCAAAAATCCCTAGAAACTCTCCTCAAACCTCTGGGCGGGATATCAGCTATCGTCAAACCTGGAGATCGAGTTTTACTCAAACCAAACCTCCTCACCGGCGCCCGTCCTACCAAAGAATGTGTCACCCGACCAGAACTTGTTTACTGTGTAGCCAAAATGGTCATAGAAGCCGGCGGGAAACCGTTTATGGGAGATGGGCCGGCCTTTGGTAGTGCAAGGGGTGTAGCCGAAGCCAACGGATATAAACCTATCTTAGAAGAATTAAACTTGCCGGTGGTAGAATTTCACGGCAAACGCTACCAAACCGTCAGCCAAGAATTTAACCATTTGCTGCTATCAAAAGAAGCAATGGAAGCTGATGTAGTAATAAACCTACCCAAAGTAAAATCCCACGTTCAATTAACAATGACTTTGGGAGTAAAAAACTTGTTTGGATGTGTCCCCGGAAAAATGAAAGCCTGGTGGCATACAGAAGCCGGAAAAGATGCCAGCCGGTTTGGTCAAATGTTAGTAGAAACCGCCCGCGCTGTCAATCCAAATTTAACCATAGTAGATGGAATCATCGGGCACGAGGGGAATGGCCCCAGCGGTGGCGAACCCCGCTTTTTGGGAGTTCTAGCAGCTTCTCAAGACGTTTTTGCCCTCGACTTGGCAATGTTAGAAATTCTCAACGTTGATCCAGCACTCGTACCAACCGCAGCCGCATCAATTAAACTAGGACTATGCCCAAATTTTGCTGACATTAATTTCCCCTTAGAAAAGCCGGCAGACTTGCAAATTAATGATTGGAAACTCCCAGAAGCGCTTGTACCTATAGATTTTGGTTTACCTCGCGTCATTCGTTCCACTTTTAAGCATCTCTACATCCGCTTTATCAAAGAACCCATGAAAGTTTACTCTACCCGATAGGTTTTTTACACAGAGAGGGATACAGAATTTATACTTTTTCTGCCTCCCTCTTCTACTGGTTTTTTTAAAAAGCCTCCAAAAAAACCATAAAGTGATATAATCTCCAGCAATACAAAGAGGAAAAAGTTAATGCGAGTTTTAATGGTCTATCCCCTGTTTCCAAAAACTTTTTGGTCTTACGAAAAAATCTTAGAATTAGTGAATCGCAAAGTGCTTTTACCCCCACTAGGGTTAGTAACGGTTGCTGCAATTTTACCCCAAGAATGGGAATTTAAGTTAGTAGATCGCAATATTCGCGCCGTTACAGAAGAAGAGTGGGACTGGGCAGAATTAGTTATTTTTTCCGCAATGATTGTACAGAAAAATGATTTGCTTTTACAAATTCGTGAAGCAAAATTACGCGGAAAACGGGTGGCGGTGGGTGGCCCTTATCCGACTTCTGTACCTTCGGAAGCTTTGGAAGCTGGGGCTGATTATTTAATTTTAGATGAGGGAGAAATTACGCTGCCGATGTTTGTTTCAGCGGTTAAAGCTGGGGAAACTCAAGGTGTTTTTCGGGCCGGTGGTGAAAAACCGGATGTTACCAGCACTCCCATTCCTCGGTTTGATTTGCTGGAGTTAGATGCCTATGATTCAATGTCTGTACAGTTTTCGCGGGGCTGTCCTTTTCAATGTGAATTCTGCGATATTATTGTCCTCTATGGTCGCAAACCTCGGACTAAAACTCCCCAGCAATTGTTAGCAGAATTAGATTATCTTTATGAGTTGGGCTGGCGCAGGGGTGTGTTTATGGTCGATGATAATTTTATCGGCAATAAACGGAATGTAAAGTTACTTTTGAAAGAGTTAAAAGTTTGGCAAGAAGAACATCAGTATCCATTCCGGTTTAATACCGAGGCTTCGATAGATTTGGCCGCTGATGAAGAAATGATGCGGTTGATGGTGGAGTGTAATTTTGATGCTGTGTTTTTGGGGATTGAAACGCCGGATGAAGACAGTTTACAAATGACGAAAAAGTTTCAAAATACCCGGTCTTCTTTAACTGAGTCAGTGCAAGCAATTACGCGGGCCGGTTTGCGGCCAATGGCAGGGTTTATTATTGGGTTTGATGGGGAAAAATCGGGGGCCGGTGATCGCATTGTGCGTTTTGCAGAACTAGCCGCAATTCCGACTACAACCTTTGCAATGTTGCAAGCTTTACCGCATACTGCACTTTGGCACCGGCTAGAAAAAGAAGGACGAATGAGGGATAAGGATGGTAATATTAATCAAACCACTTTGATGAATTTTATTCCGACGCGGCCTTTAGAAGAAATTGCCCGTGAATATGTCGAGGCGTTTTGGCAGTTGTACGATGCAGAGCAATTTTTAGACCGCACTTATCGCTGCTTTTTGATTTTGGGTGCCCCTGTGTGTAAAGCACCATTTAAATGGCCGAGTTTGATAGATTTGCGAGCGTTTTTAATAGTGGTATGGCGTCAAGGTTTTAAACGCAACACTCGTTGGAAGTTTTGGCATCATTTGTTTAGCATTATTAAAAACAATCCGGGGGTATGGGAGCATTATTTAACAGTATGTGCTCACAACGAGCATTTTTTGGAATACCGGCAAATTGTGCGGGATGAAATTGAAGCACAACTGGTGGAATTTTTAGGACAGGAAGCTGAAAAGCCGGGGGTTGTTGTTGGGGCCGGTTAAATTTATCTGGCTCTGAAAAATCAAGAGTTGGGAAGGGGCCGGTTTAGCGATATCATTGGTTACAGTGTGGATCGCTGAAGTCAGCCCCTAAAAGGTTATAAAATCAGGTATTTGGTTCTCTTTGAGATTCCTTTTCCCTTAAGCGGCGTTGCTCACCTTGCTCAATTTCACGCTCTAAGAAATAATTAAGTACAGTTCGCAGCAAAACCATCGCCGCCAAATTTAAAATATCTTGGCGTGTCGGAGCAACAGCATTGCGTAAAATATCACTTGCTGCCGTAAACTCCAAACCCAAAGTCAAAACTCGTCCAAGCTTTAAACCAACTGACTCAGTATAACCTTCTGGAAAGCCTCTTCTGTGTCGCTCTGAGCCTTCCTTACTCGGTTTTACTTGAAAAAAAACCTTTAAACGGAGAGGGTGGGATTTGAACCCACGATGACCTTACAGCCATAACGGATTTCGAGTCCGTCGCATTCAACCACTCTGCCACCTCTCCAAGTTTTCCCATGTTACCACATCTGCCGGTGTTTCACAATAACCCATTCTTTGCCTCACCGTCCAAAGTTTTTTGAAAACCACCGGCCCCTGTCCACTCAATCGCACCATCACGGCCAGTCCAATATAACTCAGCGTTTACCGCTTTTAGATACTCTGTTGTTTCAGCATCCACCGAACGAGACGAAGCTATTGCAAAGGCCGGTTCCAAGACCTCAATCAAAGATGCTTTTAAAGCCTTCCCTGACCACCAAAGCACCTGTAAGTTTTCCAGTTTAATTGTTTTCGCTAATTTTTCTTGTTCTGTTGGCTTGAGATTTCCCAACCATAACCAATTTTGTCCCTGAATTTCCAACAAAACCACCGGCGCTTCTGTATTCAAAACTCGAACTGAAATCCCGCCCAAAGCTACTGTTTGACCCACCGGCAATTCTTGAAAAAATCCCGATTGTTCCGACTGTTTACTGTCTTCTTTATCG from Ancylothrix sp. D3o harbors:
- a CDS encoding DUF362 domain-containing protein, coding for MATVSLIRAESYDRQQLQKSLETLLKPLGGISAIVKPGDRVLLKPNLLTGARPTKECVTRPELVYCVAKMVIEAGGKPFMGDGPAFGSARGVAEANGYKPILEELNLPVVEFHGKRYQTVSQEFNHLLLSKEAMEADVVINLPKVKSHVQLTMTLGVKNLFGCVPGKMKAWWHTEAGKDASRFGQMLVETARAVNPNLTIVDGIIGHEGNGPSGGEPRFLGVLAASQDVFALDLAMLEILNVDPALVPTAAASIKLGLCPNFADINFPLEKPADLQINDWKLPEALVPIDFGLPRVIRSTFKHLYIRFIKEPMKVYSTR
- a CDS encoding B12-binding domain-containing radical SAM protein, with translation MRVLMVYPLFPKTFWSYEKILELVNRKVLLPPLGLVTVAAILPQEWEFKLVDRNIRAVTEEEWDWAELVIFSAMIVQKNDLLLQIREAKLRGKRVAVGGPYPTSVPSEALEAGADYLILDEGEITLPMFVSAVKAGETQGVFRAGGEKPDVTSTPIPRFDLLELDAYDSMSVQFSRGCPFQCEFCDIIVLYGRKPRTKTPQQLLAELDYLYELGWRRGVFMVDDNFIGNKRNVKLLLKELKVWQEEHQYPFRFNTEASIDLAADEEMMRLMVECNFDAVFLGIETPDEDSLQMTKKFQNTRSSLTESVQAITRAGLRPMAGFIIGFDGEKSGAGDRIVRFAELAAIPTTTFAMLQALPHTALWHRLEKEGRMRDKDGNINQTTLMNFIPTRPLEEIAREYVEAFWQLYDAEQFLDRTYRCFLILGAPVCKAPFKWPSLIDLRAFLIVVWRQGFKRNTRWKFWHHLFSIIKNNPGVWEHYLTVCAHNEHFLEYRQIVRDEIEAQLVEFLGQEAEKPGVVVGAG